A window of Longispora fulva contains these coding sequences:
- a CDS encoding right-handed parallel beta-helix repeat-containing protein: MRRSVSFGTVVAALLAGVGATAAPAYAAPADLFVNNAVVCSDAGPGSQAQPFCTLSAGAAAVTAGQTVRVTGSYAEHLTIAKSGTAGSPVTFRPATDGDTSLVQLTGTSAGITVSGQHDVTILGFQIQGAPAGPAVNVVNSTRMTIERVELLPLDSGSAAAWAGVRLASVTDSALNKIRVFRDVNPAITLDAATSGVVVTSAYIAVSNTARHPGGIEVLGPHNTVVRSAMLRPVGTGILVAAEATGTVLASNIISTAGGTGIDNSGASGTAIANNNVANPCGAGIRVSGASSGVSVQNNFVYGYGGNSTTCANGITGVGVGVYDAAVSGTTVDYNTVRPNPGKSPYAWTTPVASLAAFRAASSQGAHDLDSTDVNANVDSGNAAAPGRQLDYYGKSPVDDPEVPNTGSGPVTYADRGARELTMAPSAELTITQKPGGEVTVDASTSRPGWLPITSYTFDFVDGTVVTQATPVAHHTYADRGLHQVEVTVKDDNGDQGIQVKGFVNGDGYVPVSPVRVLDTRAKIGVGTTTPVEPGGTVTLQVAGSNGLPATGVTSVTMNVTVTEPTANGFLTVYPNGQFLPNASNLNWTPGLTAPNLVVVSVVNGKVDFHNTSSGTVHVVADLVGYHSAVGGSVFVPLGPVRVLDTRAKIGVDTTTPIAPGGTLTLPALGGNGVPATGVTSVTMNVTVTDPTANGFLTVYPDGQALPNASNLNWTPGLTAPNLVVVPVVNGKVAFHNTSPGTVHVVADLVGYHTTGAGSVFHDRSPFRVLDTRSGIGADANTPVWPGGWLDLNLMSMAREGATAVILNVTVTEPKASGFLTVTGDFGHEKPNASNLNWRPGQTVPNLVVVPLNPVNGTARFYNTSSGSVHVVADVVGYYGN, from the coding sequence GTGCGTAGATCCGTGTCCTTCGGCACCGTGGTAGCCGCGCTCCTCGCGGGGGTGGGCGCGACCGCTGCCCCGGCGTACGCCGCGCCCGCCGACCTCTTCGTCAACAACGCCGTCGTCTGCTCGGATGCCGGCCCCGGCAGCCAGGCCCAGCCGTTCTGCACCCTGTCGGCCGGTGCGGCGGCCGTGACCGCCGGGCAGACCGTCCGCGTCACCGGCAGTTACGCCGAGCACCTCACGATCGCGAAGTCCGGCACGGCCGGCAGCCCGGTGACCTTCCGCCCGGCCACCGACGGCGACACTTCGTTGGTGCAGCTTACCGGCACCAGCGCCGGGATCACCGTCTCCGGGCAGCACGACGTCACGATCCTCGGCTTCCAGATCCAGGGCGCGCCGGCGGGTCCGGCCGTGAACGTCGTGAACTCCACCCGGATGACCATCGAGCGCGTCGAGCTCCTGCCGCTCGACTCCGGCTCGGCCGCCGCCTGGGCCGGCGTGCGCCTGGCGTCCGTGACGGACTCGGCGCTCAACAAGATCCGGGTGTTCCGCGACGTGAACCCCGCGATCACCCTGGACGCCGCGACCAGCGGTGTCGTGGTGACCTCCGCGTACATCGCGGTGAGCAACACCGCCCGGCACCCGGGCGGCATCGAGGTCCTCGGGCCGCACAACACCGTGGTCCGCAGCGCGATGCTCAGGCCGGTCGGCACCGGCATCCTGGTCGCCGCCGAGGCCACGGGCACCGTTCTGGCCAGCAATATCATCAGCACCGCTGGCGGCACGGGCATCGACAACTCCGGGGCCAGCGGCACGGCCATCGCCAACAACAACGTGGCCAACCCGTGCGGGGCAGGCATCCGGGTGTCCGGCGCGTCCAGCGGCGTGTCCGTGCAGAACAACTTCGTCTACGGCTACGGCGGGAACTCGACCACCTGCGCCAACGGGATCACGGGCGTCGGAGTGGGCGTGTACGACGCCGCAGTGTCCGGCACCACGGTCGACTACAACACCGTGCGGCCGAATCCGGGCAAGTCCCCGTACGCCTGGACCACCCCTGTCGCTTCGCTCGCCGCGTTCCGGGCTGCCTCGAGCCAGGGTGCCCACGACCTGGACTCGACCGACGTCAACGCGAACGTCGATTCCGGCAACGCCGCCGCCCCGGGCAGGCAACTCGACTACTACGGAAAGTCCCCGGTGGACGATCCCGAGGTGCCCAACACGGGCAGCGGCCCGGTCACGTACGCCGACCGGGGCGCGCGGGAGCTGACCATGGCGCCCTCGGCCGAGCTCACCATCACCCAGAAGCCGGGCGGCGAGGTCACCGTCGACGCGTCCACCTCGCGGCCGGGCTGGCTGCCGATCACGTCGTACACCTTCGATTTCGTCGATGGGACCGTCGTCACCCAGGCCACTCCGGTCGCGCACCACACCTACGCCGACCGGGGTCTGCACCAGGTCGAGGTCACGGTGAAGGACGACAACGGTGATCAGGGCATTCAGGTGAAGGGCTTCGTGAACGGCGACGGGTACGTCCCGGTCAGCCCGGTCCGGGTGCTCGACACCCGGGCGAAGATCGGCGTCGGCACCACGACCCCGGTCGAGCCGGGCGGCACGGTGACCCTGCAGGTCGCAGGCAGCAACGGACTACCGGCCACCGGGGTGACGTCCGTGACCATGAACGTCACAGTGACCGAGCCGACGGCCAACGGCTTCCTCACGGTGTACCCGAACGGCCAGTTTCTGCCGAACGCCTCCAACCTGAACTGGACCCCGGGCCTGACGGCGCCGAATCTGGTCGTGGTGTCGGTCGTGAACGGCAAGGTGGACTTCCACAACACAAGCTCCGGCACGGTGCACGTGGTCGCGGACCTCGTGGGCTACCACAGCGCGGTCGGCGGCAGTGTCTTCGTCCCGCTGGGCCCGGTCCGGGTGCTCGACACCCGGGCGAAGATCGGAGTCGACACCACGACCCCCATCGCCCCGGGCGGCACCCTGACCCTGCCGGCCCTCGGTGGCAACGGCGTGCCGGCCACCGGCGTGACCTCGGTCACCATGAACGTCACGGTCACCGACCCGACGGCCAACGGCTTCCTCACGGTGTACCCGGACGGCCAGGCCCTGCCCAACGCCTCCAACCTGAACTGGACCCCCGGCCTGACCGCACCGAACCTGGTGGTTGTGCCGGTGGTCAACGGGAAGGTCGCGTTCCACAACACCAGCCCCGGCACCGTGCACGTCGTCGCCGACCTCGTCGGCTACCACACCACCGGCGCCGGCAGCGTGTTCCACGACCGTTCGCCGTTCCGGGTGCTGGACACCCGGAGCGGGATCGGCGCGGACGCCAACACCCCGGTGTGGCCCGGTGGCTGGCTCGACCTGAACCTCATGAGCATGGCCCGGGAGGGCGCGACCGCCGTCATCCTCAACGTCACGGTGACCGAGCCGAAGGCGTCCGGTTTCCTCACGGTCACGGGCGACTTCGGCCACGAGAAGCCGAACGCCTCGAACCTGAACTGGCGTCCCGGTCAGACGGTGCCGAACCTGGTTGTCGTCCCGCTGAACCCGGTGAACGGCACGGCCAGGTTCTACAACACCAGCTCCGGCAGCGTCCACGTCGTCGCCGACGTCGTGGGCTACTACGGCAACTGA
- a CDS encoding PKD domain-containing protein — MRRTSSICTVLAALVAGVGLTAVPASAAPADLFVNNTVSCSDSGPGSQAQPLCTLAAAAAVVNPGQTVLTTGTFNERFTIARSGTPGSPITFRNASPDVEKYTALVGNNAGITIDGQHDVSVVGFRITMVVGPDPILAINQSARVTVDRVMIPGLNAGSVPGVRLTAVTDSTLRNVQTFRDLAPAISLDAATSGVVVTSAYLSTPGPKHSAGIEVYGSHNSVVRSAVTGAAGTGILVGATATDTVVAGNLVGSSRGLGIHNAGATGTAITNNTAYDNCSTGIRVSGASTGVSVQNNVVYGNGGPATPPCDPALVEKVGLGVYGAAVSGTTVDYNTVRASPNNPPYAWTNPVASLTAFRAASGQGAHDLDSADGSVNVDSGNAAAPGRLPVDYYGYAPEDDPDVPNTGAGAVSYVDRGARERIFGPSALFTAAGRTGRVVAVDASASVAGWVPIATYTFDFGDGTVVTQPGPVASHTYTRSAQFQITVTVQDINGLTSTLTRSHTPGDGYVPVGPVRVLDTRAAIGTAGTTPVAPGGTLTLDLADHNGVPADVTSVTMNVTVTGSTSSGFLSVYPHSGTLPDSSNLNWVAGQTVPNLVVASVTAGKVDIHNSSIGAVHVVADLVGYHSPGVGGSFRPLGPVRALDTREAAGAPVAPGGTLTLQVAGQNRVPATGVTAVTMNVTVTGPTANGFLTVYPDGQTMPNASNLNWTPGLTVPNLVVVPVVNGKVAFHNTSPGTVHLVADIVGYHTGGVGDVFHPRGPYRMLDTRSAIGTYPNGPGPVSPGGWIDLNLSHLTYEGATAAILNVTVTEPTRDGFLTVTGDFGQPKPNASNLNWRPGQTVPNLVVVPLNPANGTARFYNTSPGTVHVVADLVGFYGS; from the coding sequence GTGCGTAGAACATCGTCGATCTGCACGGTCCTGGCCGCGCTCGTCGCGGGGGTGGGCCTCACGGCCGTGCCCGCCAGCGCCGCCCCCGCCGACCTCTTCGTCAACAACACCGTCTCCTGCTCGGACTCGGGCCCCGGCAGCCAGGCCCAGCCGTTGTGCACCCTGGCGGCCGCGGCGGCCGTCGTGAACCCCGGCCAGACGGTCCTGACCACCGGAACCTTCAACGAGCGGTTCACGATCGCGCGGTCCGGCACCCCGGGCAGCCCGATCACGTTCCGCAACGCCAGCCCGGACGTCGAGAAGTACACCGCCCTGGTCGGCAACAACGCCGGGATCACGATCGACGGCCAGCACGACGTGTCGGTCGTCGGGTTCCGGATCACCATGGTCGTCGGCCCCGACCCCATCCTGGCGATCAACCAGTCGGCCAGGGTCACCGTCGACCGGGTGATGATCCCCGGGCTCAACGCCGGCTCGGTGCCGGGGGTCAGGCTGACGGCCGTCACCGACTCCACCCTGCGCAACGTGCAGACCTTCCGCGACCTGGCGCCGGCGATCAGCCTGGACGCCGCGACCAGTGGCGTCGTGGTGACCTCCGCCTACCTGTCCACGCCGGGCCCGAAGCACTCGGCCGGCATCGAGGTGTACGGCTCCCACAACTCCGTCGTGCGCAGCGCGGTCACCGGCGCGGCCGGCACCGGGATCCTGGTCGGCGCCACCGCCACGGACACCGTCGTCGCCGGCAACCTCGTCGGCTCCAGCCGCGGCCTGGGCATCCACAACGCCGGGGCGACCGGCACCGCGATCACCAACAACACCGCCTACGACAACTGCTCGACCGGCATCCGGGTGTCCGGCGCGTCCACCGGCGTCTCGGTGCAGAACAACGTCGTCTACGGCAACGGCGGCCCGGCCACCCCGCCGTGCGACCCGGCGCTCGTCGAGAAGGTCGGCCTCGGCGTGTACGGCGCGGCGGTCTCCGGGACCACCGTCGACTACAACACGGTGCGCGCGTCCCCGAACAACCCGCCGTACGCGTGGACGAACCCGGTGGCCTCGCTGACGGCGTTCCGGGCGGCATCGGGCCAGGGCGCCCACGACCTGGACTCCGCCGACGGCAGTGTCAACGTCGACTCCGGCAACGCCGCCGCGCCGGGCCGGCTGCCGGTCGACTACTACGGCTACGCGCCCGAGGACGACCCCGACGTCCCCAACACCGGGGCCGGCGCGGTCAGCTATGTCGACCGGGGCGCCCGGGAGCGGATCTTCGGGCCGAGCGCGCTGTTCACCGCGGCGGGGCGGACCGGTCGCGTGGTCGCCGTCGACGCGTCCGCCTCGGTCGCGGGGTGGGTGCCGATCGCCACGTACACCTTCGACTTCGGCGACGGCACCGTGGTCACGCAGCCCGGGCCGGTCGCGAGCCACACGTACACCCGGTCGGCGCAGTTCCAGATCACCGTCACCGTGCAGGACATCAACGGCCTGACCAGCACCCTGACCAGGAGCCACACGCCCGGCGACGGCTACGTCCCCGTCGGGCCGGTCCGGGTGCTCGACACCCGCGCGGCGATCGGCACGGCCGGCACCACCCCCGTCGCCCCCGGCGGCACCCTCACCCTGGACCTCGCCGACCACAACGGGGTGCCGGCCGACGTGACCTCCGTGACCATGAACGTCACGGTCACCGGGTCGACCAGCAGCGGTTTCCTGTCGGTGTACCCGCACTCCGGCACCCTGCCCGACTCCTCCAACCTGAACTGGGTCGCGGGCCAGACCGTCCCGAACCTGGTGGTCGCCTCCGTCACCGCCGGCAAGGTCGACATCCACAACTCGAGCATCGGCGCGGTGCACGTGGTCGCCGACCTGGTCGGTTACCACTCGCCCGGGGTCGGGGGCTCGTTCCGGCCCCTCGGCCCGGTGCGGGCGCTGGACACCCGGGAGGCGGCCGGCGCCCCGGTGGCACCCGGCGGCACCCTGACCCTGCAGGTCGCCGGCCAGAACAGGGTGCCGGCCACCGGGGTGACCGCCGTGACCATGAACGTTACGGTGACCGGGCCGACCGCCAACGGCTTCCTCACGGTGTACCCGGACGGCCAGACCATGCCGAACGCCTCCAACCTGAACTGGACCCCAGGCCTCACCGTGCCGAACCTGGTCGTGGTGCCGGTCGTCAACGGCAAGGTCGCGTTCCACAACACCAGCCCGGGCACCGTGCACCTGGTAGCGGACATCGTGGGCTACCACACCGGCGGCGTGGGCGACGTCTTCCACCCGCGCGGCCCGTACCGGATGCTCGACACCCGCAGCGCGATCGGCACCTACCCGAACGGCCCCGGACCGGTGTCGCCCGGCGGCTGGATCGACCTGAACCTCAGCCACCTGACCTACGAGGGCGCCACCGCCGCGATCCTCAACGTCACGGTCACGGAACCGACCCGGGACGGTTTCCTCACGGTCACCGGTGACTTCGGGCAGCCGAAGCCGAACGCGTCGAACCTGAACTGGCGTCCGGGTCAGACGGTGCCGAACCTGGTGGTGGTCCCGTTGAATCCGGCGAACGGCACGGCCCGGTTCTACAACACCAGCCCGGGCACGGTGCACGTCGTGGCAGACCTGGTGGGCTTCTACGGCAGCTGA
- the rsmI gene encoding 16S rRNA (cytidine(1402)-2'-O)-methyltransferase yields the protein MNGRLVLVGAPLGNTGDASPRLADALAHADVIAAEDTRRLLRLAKDLGVELKAKIISYFEGNEELRTPDLTAAMVAGQTVALVTDGGMPSVSDPGYRLVRAAIDAGIPVTVAPGPSAVTTALAVSGLPCDRFCFEGFLPRKMAERRAVVGKLATEERTLVFFESTHRISGALRDLAGAFGADRQAAVCRELTKTYEEVRRGTLGELATWAEQNGPRGEITLVVSGFVGSTGRPSDEELLAMVAERVASGTSKRDAAAEVASLHGLSRREVYNLVVSAG from the coding sequence GTGAATGGTCGACTTGTCCTGGTTGGCGCGCCGCTAGGGAACACGGGGGACGCGTCGCCACGGTTGGCCGACGCCCTCGCGCACGCTGATGTCATCGCCGCGGAGGACACCCGCAGGCTGCTCAGGCTGGCCAAGGATCTCGGGGTGGAACTCAAGGCGAAGATCATTTCGTACTTCGAGGGCAACGAGGAGTTGCGCACCCCCGACCTGACCGCGGCCATGGTCGCAGGCCAGACTGTGGCCCTCGTCACCGACGGCGGCATGCCGAGCGTGTCCGACCCGGGATACCGCCTGGTCAGGGCCGCCATCGACGCCGGCATCCCGGTGACGGTGGCCCCCGGGCCGAGCGCGGTGACCACCGCCCTGGCGGTGTCCGGGCTGCCGTGCGACCGGTTCTGCTTCGAGGGCTTCCTGCCCCGCAAGATGGCCGAGCGGCGCGCGGTGGTCGGCAAGCTCGCCACCGAGGAGCGCACCCTCGTCTTCTTCGAGTCGACCCACCGGATCTCCGGGGCGCTGCGCGACCTGGCCGGGGCGTTCGGCGCGGACCGCCAGGCAGCCGTGTGCCGGGAGCTGACGAAGACCTATGAGGAGGTACGCCGCGGCACGCTCGGCGAGCTGGCCACCTGGGCGGAGCAGAACGGCCCGCGCGGCGAGATCACCCTCGTGGTGTCCGGGTTCGTGGGCTCGACCGGCCGGCCCTCGGACGAGGAGCTGCTGGCGATGGTGGCCGAGCGGGTCGCGTCGGGAACGTCCAAGCGGGACGCCGCCGCCGAGGTGGCCTCGCTGCACGGCCTGTCCCGGCGCGAGGTCTACAACCTGGTGGTCAGCGCGGGCTGA